In a genomic window of Magnolia sinica isolate HGM2019 chromosome 14, MsV1, whole genome shotgun sequence:
- the LOC131226239 gene encoding cyclin-B1-5-like produces the protein MGKKMLNKLKWSITVPTPYVFLVRFLKAALSDKEMEHMVFFFAELALTQYCMIKRCSSMIVALWCMRPNAPYRRVPSGTRRSSDTLGLPRQSSLLALFPCVESFVN, from the exons ATGGGGAAAAAAATGTTGAACAAGCTCAAATGGAGCATAACGGTCCCCACACCGTATGTATTCCTTGTAAGGTTTTTGAAGGCTGCTCTATCTGATAAAGAG ATGGAACATATGGTTTTCTTTTTCGCTGAGTTAGCTCTTACACAGTATTGCATGATAAAGCGTTGCTCGTCGATGATTGTGGCTCTGTGGTGTATGCGGCCCAATGCACCTTACAGAAGAGTCCCCTCTGGAACGAGACGCTCAAGCGATACACTGGGTTTGCCGAGACAGAGCTCTCTGCTTGCCCTTTTTCCTTGTGTAGAGAGTTTTGTTAATTGA